From Bacteroidia bacterium, a single genomic window includes:
- a CDS encoding WD40 repeat domain-containing protein, which translates to MQATIVHRLTGHAGPIYCLAYGLKAHTIFSGSADRFVAEWDLETGLPSSFSIKLQTIPYSILHLQERKLLLIGNGQGEVHWIDLVS; encoded by the coding sequence ATGCAGGCAACCATCGTACACCGATTAACCGGTCATGCAGGCCCCATCTATTGCCTGGCCTATGGATTAAAAGCACATACTATCTTTAGTGGTAGCGCCGATAGGTTTGTGGCAGAATGGGACTTGGAAACCGGTTTGCCTTCTTCTTTTTCCATTAAACTGCAAACCATTCCTTACAGTATTCTTCATTTACAAGAACGCAAATTACTTTTAATCGGCAACGGACAAGGTGAAGTGCACTGGATTGATTTGGTCAGC